ACAGGATCACGAAGAACAAACTCCAACTGTTCGGACAACCTCCAGCAAGAGGCAAGTCCCAGTCCACGTCCAAGTTACAGTCTCTTAAGAGTGACTGCTCACTATTTTCGCGACTGTACATTGCGTGTCAATCACGAGACGGTGATCTAAATGAATTCTTCAGACACGAAAATCAGAGGTGCCCACCGTCTCTGTCTCAGGATGGCAAGTTACGCCAGGGCAAGAAGTCAGATCTTCTTGACTGCCTCActagcagtgttgagtgtaGCATTGATGCTCCCGATTCTGATGCGATCATCCTCGATGGTGCTGCGCTTGTGAACATGCTGAAGCCAGTTGTTTGCACAACATTCAATGACTATGCAGACAAAGTCTTCTTGCCTTACATTGAAAAGCAGCTGGAGCGAGCAGACAGGGTGGATATAGTGTGGGACCAGTACCTTGAGAACAGCTTGAAGTCTGAAACCAGAAAGCGCCGCGGAAAGGGGATCAGACGCCGGGTTCAAGGGAACAACAACTTACCTGGCAACTGGCAGCAGTTTCTGAGACTTGATGCAAACAAGCAGGAACTGTTCACATTCCTGGCTAGATGCACAATGAAAATGCAGCACCGACCAGATGGAAAGCAGCTTGTTGCCACCCTAGGTGATGGTGTTCTTTGCAATCCACCAGATGAAAGCATCACTGCAGCACTGAGCCCCTGTACTCAGGAAGAAGCCGACACAAGAATGCTGCTGCACACTGCTGATGCTGTCCGACAAGGATGCCAGAAGATTGTCCTGCGTACAGTTGATACCGATGTGGTGGTCCTGTCAGTCGCTGCAGTGCCAAGGCTACACTTAAAGCACCTGTGGATTGCTTTTGGGACTGGCCAGAACTTCAAATACATACCTGCCGACGAAATAGCATCTCGCATTGGTCCTGAAAGAGCCACTGCTCTACCTATGTTCCATGCTTACACAGGGTGTGATGTCGTCTCATCCTTCaccagaagagggaagaagctaGCATGGCAGACCTGGAATGCCTTTGATGATGTAACAGCCACGTTTGGTCTCCTGTGCGATGCTCCTGGAGAGATAGATGATGAAGCTATGACCATGCTGGAGCACTTCACAGTCTTCCTGTATGACCGCACCAGTGACCTGGACAGCATTGACGAAGTGCGCCAGCATCTCTTCACCAAGCGGGCATGCCAATGGAATCGCTGCCGCCAACGAGAGCTGCACTGGTGCAGCATGCCAAGAGGGCAGTCTACCAGGCTGGCCACATCTGGGGGCAAGCCTTTACTGCCGCTCCTGCCCTTCCATCTCCAGGAGACTGGGGTTGGACAGAGCCACCAGACTGGAAGCCACTGTGGACTACCCTTCCTGAGGCCAGCATCTCCTCTCGAGAGCTGCTGTGCTGTGGCTGCAGAAAAGGTTGCAGAGGTCACTGCAAGTGCAACAAGGCGGCCTTGAGGTGTACTGCTCTCTGCCAGTGTGGAGGTGACTGTGAAAACTAACAGTGACACTCACTGGGGCTATCGGCTGAGGCTCGGTGTGTACGGTACTGGACCGTCAGTGTATAGTTTGTGTAGTAATGACATTTTGTACCCCACTCTTTGTGTATTGAGTGTATTGTACGAGTGTATTGTGTACCACTATGTATTACCTACATATAGGGCTCAAGTTCGCGTAACGGTTCAgctttgtttacgtatttttgAAGTAGGTTGTCCATATTCAACATATTATTAGGCCTTTCTCAGGGTCAGCAACCGCCTGATGACGGTCGGAGATTGACTCGACCGAGCGATACTATGGTAATAAAACTTACCGAGGACAAAAATCCgaaaaaatatgatgttttgGGTAAAAAAGGGGTATTTCCCCTATTTTCGCAAAAATTGTCATTTTAAGGTCAACCAAGGTCATCATAGGTCATCATAGGTCAAATATGTAGTTACCCTCAGAACGTCATAATAAATATCTTATTAATCTGAAAGCATTTAATCCACTTTTAAACACGTTATGCTGACAAAATTACCCTGAATTAGGTTATGTACATTTTACTGGCGGCCATATTGGAAAATGGCTGCCATTCGCCTCCTGGGCAGAGTTCATGATGGCCCCATATCTGAAAATCATCATATAGGCCTAGCCTAACTTTCTGCCAAATGTCATGCTTTTAACCCAAAATGAACAATTTAGTCATATATCCGCCTAGCtaaagggggcagtcacagcctgtcctctaaagacaactctatttcttcacacaaaactacatgtatCTAACTACTCACACATTCTTcatgcaaaagaagaaaaaaaatcagtactttttttttttttttgttgttgcccttagccagtcttccgtcttacattaaaaaaaaaataatgatgattaaaTGTTGGTTGCTCTACCAGACTCCGGCTCTTTATCTACCAGCGTTgattttgagatttgtgtatgtacAGAATTGCTTGAAGGCCCCTTGGTCTTTTAGTCTTCATGTTTGTTGAAGAAGTtgtaaagatgatgaaataaGATCCTCACTGACAAGTGTAAGTTTGTTTGTGGACATACTGGAATGCTAATGGAATGccaggaagaataaaaatggtATTTGGTAAGATTGAATATTATAAGATGAAAGAGTGCTGAAAGAAATGTTTGGGAGTGATATATGGAGCACATGAGAATTGGTTATCTTTTTTAgtgtgagaaaaaaattattatggtCTACAGAGGAGCAGATGTAAGATTGTTGTAATGTGCAAGAAATTAATGCCATGTATtgactgccacgtgtatagGCCTTTTCAACataattttattattcttgGCCAGTATCCCTCTTACCAATGCACACCTACAGTGATACATCAATTATCTTACAAGATATAGTTTTATAGGTGTCTTTTGATGGATTACTGTTTTCAGATATAAAGGTGAAGGAACAGAGTTTAGAAAACCTGCTCCGAGGAAGAAAAATCTTTGAGCCTCCTCGGTACATGCGTGTGGCTCAGGCAGTGCAACAGCTGTTGGCTGTGATTGAGCGGCACCAAAGCTCCTCCAAAGGGGAAGACAGAGACTGGCTGCTGACAGAAGACTCTCTTTGTGTTGGACTTGCAAGAGTTGGCACCCCATCCCAGCAGATtattaaaggaaaattaaaaggtgAATAGAAGAAATATTTAAACCATTGTCGTCTGACAGTTTTCATGCCCTCCACAAAAGTTGTATGGGGTTTGCTAGAGTTTTCTTAGGCTCAGGAGGAAAACTTCTCCTTTGTTAATGGTTTTTGCATAACATACAAAGTGTGATTGTATTTACTGGCATATAATTTACTTGTGAAGATCATTTGTGCCAAAACTTTTAAATTTAGTACACATGTTACTTCTCTACCcaaatttttatttcttacattttatctttattttctccctacTTAAGTGGTATTATATCCAGCTCTTGATTGTCCCTGTTCTTCATGATATTATTTTTACAATGGCCTTCCAACTAGGATTTTGTCAAGTACTTCTCTAGATCTTACATACTGTCTGCCCATCAAGAGGTTGGATATATCCCACTAATTTCTGTTTTTTGGTCTTATGACTTGGTCAGATTAAATTGAAATTCATATTTGTTCAAATTTTCTATTAACAGAACTGGTTGACTGTGACCTTGGGGAGCCTCTTCACTCACTTATTGTATGTGGTGAATGTCAtccagtggaggaggaagccTTAGAAAAATTGGCAGCTTATTTTATGGGGCATGAAGACAATTTGAAGCATAAACCCACAAGTAACAAAGGATCTTCCACATGATTGGACTTGGTCTTGGCCAACCTGGTAAGGATTCCTACTTTTGCCAGGAAAAAATGTTTGCCTTTGTTTTCAATTAATTCAAAAGCTAGGTGATTATTTCAAATTCTGAAACTGGTGATTACCAGTTTTAACAGGCACTTCTATATATCCTTTGTAGAAAGATTCTTAGGCAGAATACTTGTGGGTGAGGGAACACCAACTGAAAGAGTGACTGAAAGTATCAACCGAGCTGAAGTGGGACAAGcattgaaaattatgaaaaagaataaagcggGTAGGGCCAAATAACATCCCGATAGAAGTGTGGCAATGCCTCAGTGAACTGGGGATTGATATTATATGGGACCTCATGAAAAAGATCTatgagcaggagaagatccCATCTCAATGGAGGAAGAGTGTCATCATCCCCatttacaaagaaaaaggagatatcCAGGAGTGCTCAAACTACAGAGGAATCAAGCTCCTGTCACATAcaatgaaattatatgaaaggaTTATAGGAAGAAGGATTGCAGTTGAAACAGAAGTGAGTGAAAATGAGTTTGGCTTTATCTAAGGTAGACAGACGTCAGATGCAATATTTGCCCTGAAACAGACCAtggaaaaatacagagagaaccAGCGGGAACTACATATTGCTTTCATAGACCTTGAGAAAGCATATGATCGTGTCCCAAGGTCAGAGGTTTGGAGATGTATGAGGGAGAAAGGTGTTAGTGAAAAATATGTGAGGCTGGTGCAAGATATGTACAGGGATGTGACATTGCATGTTGCTAGCTGCGTTGGGGCTACGGAAGGATTTACCATCAGAGTTGGACTACATCAGGGATCGGCTCTTAGcccttatcttttttatctaattatggATGTCTTAAGGGAAGACGTGAGAAGAGAAGCACCATGGAAAATgctatttgctgatgatatcGTTCTGGTGAGTGAGACAAAAGCTGATCTGCAGGGGGAACTTTCGAGATGGAAAGGTGCATTAAAGGATAGAGGTTTGAAGATTAGTAGAAGCAAGACCGAGTACCTACCCTTTAATGCGGTAGATGGTGGAGATGATATGAGTATAGATGAGGAAGCCATTAACCCTATAACGCCTGAATTCTTTTCCCATCTTTGTAAAAAACATATTATGGTTTCTTTTTATCAAAATTGATGCTGTTGACATATTTTGGATATTTATTTTTGCTAAAAGTATTTCATATAGATTTTACGTAAGTGTTACTAAATAGTTACATTCCTCCGTCATTAGATAAAATACTACTTTTCAATGATATTaaattttctcatgttttcaaGCTCTTTATGATAAAATACGTATGTTTTTCAATAAGAAGacattaaagaaagtaaaaactttttatttcaccATTGAACTGATACAAACTAGTGTAGTGTTGTATTCAGGaaatctaaatgaaaaaaaaatatatcacaagCACCAAAACTAAAAGCAATATTTTATGAATGCAGTGTGAAAATGTTCCTTCATCATCCTGAATTCATCAGTTGAAAATGTGTGGACATGAAATCAAATGCATATACATATAACTAAATAGATTCCTAGGAGGTAAAGTAGTGATAATCATAGTGGTAACACAGGTTATGGTGATTGTCATagcttcaattttctttttactttgtatggaaaacaaggaaacagttTTTGTGTTTAGTGATGCACAGATGCACTTTGTATTTGTTACAATAGTACACTGGAGCAGCTTTGCAGTTTGGGTTTTTGCATCTGCCTCTTTCCATTACCACTGGAAAGTGGTTGTAGCTGTCAGTTCTGATGACATCTTCAGGAATGGATTTTGTGGTAGGGgaacgtttctttttctttgtgaatTCTGTAGCAATGGCTGAAGCAACAGGATTCTTACCTTCTAGTAGAAGTGATTCTGCTACAGACATCTTGAACTCCTGGAGCAGCATCATGTTCTTCTTTGGAACAGCAAAGTCTGCACGGTCTCTCTGGTATAACAACCAGGAGTTCACAAGACTAACGTccagaaaatggaagaatagCTTATGGTAGTAGTTTTTGGATCTGATGTGGATTCTATAGAGTCCTAAGAGTGAGTCCATCAAGTCTACCCCACCCATAAACTTATCATACTCCTTCACAGGTGCAGGACATGGGATTGTGATGACGTTCTTGTGCTTTTTCTCATAACGCTTGCATTCATCTAGTGGTTGTGCTGAGGTAAATGCTGATAGCAGGTGGACAGATCTATTGTCCATCCATTTCACTTATCGGACCTCAACATCTTCTACCAGGGCTCACTTTTCTTGATATgaacctcttcccttcttcaaaaGTTCTTTGTCACTATCAAAGGAAATACCTGGAAGTCGATTTGTCTTTTAGCTAGATAGGTCATCAGTTGAAGTGAGGAGAACCAGTTATCAAAATATAACAAGTGATTGATACCCTCAGGAATGCATTTTGCCAAGTGGTTAACTGCATTGGAACTGGCTCCTAAATCTAGTTCACCTTCAACTGGAAGGATTTTGCCAGTATATATCAAAAAGTCATACATGATACCATCTACTCCACATCTCTTTCTTGAGGCAGGGAAGCACCTCTATGGCCGTAAAATTGAGTACAGTACCTGTTGCAAAGCAATTTCTTTGGAATCACGGACGAAGTTAACTAAATAGTTACATTTAAAACATTGAGAGTAAATAGGCCTATATTCCAGTTATGTAATCAATAATGATACCTATACAATCAGTAAGAGGTTATTGTCAATGAATAATTATATTTGGCATGTATCTCACCTGGATATGTGGTAATAGGTAGCAAAACATCAAGCGTtgcttcccttcaccaccagcTGACTTCTGGTTAACAAGAAGCCAGTGTTTCCAGATCGGACTAACCAGCGGGGTTTAGATCCCATGAGTACTCTCAGTAGATTGTAACGATAAAGTTACATTCGGTTGTTGTTCCATACTTTCCGTATTTTCTGCATATAATTCAAGGCATTTCAATCATAACTAAATCGTCAATGTCGTCTGTTTAGGGTTAAGAGAGTTACTGCCTACCGATATCTTGGATCGCATGTAACTATGGACGGTGAACTAGATGTAGAAATAAACCATCGGATTCAGTGTGGATGGAATTCCTGGCAAAAAATGTCGGGTTCTATGTGACAAAATTAAGTGCAAGACTGAAAGGTAAAGTTTACAAAGCAACAGTAAGGCCTGCAATGATGTATGGAAGTGAAACTTGGGCTATGAAGAAGGTACATGAAAAGAAGGTTGATATAGCAGAAATGAGAATGTTAAGATGGATGTGCAGTGtgacaagaaaagataagatccaGAAGGAGTTGATAAGAGGCACAAGGAAAGTTGCAGAGATAAGTTCaaagatgcaagaaagaagGTTAAATTGGTATGGGCATGtaatgagaagagatgaaaactatgtaggaagaagagcaatgactatggaggtggagggaagaagaagaagaagaggtagaccaaagctgagatggaaggacaagcttAGAGAAGATATGAGTGAAAAAGGACTGCTAGAAAATCAGGTGGCTGAAAAGAATATCTGGAAGAGACTAGCGAGGAACAGTGACCCCATATGAAGATGGGATAtaagctgaggaagaagaagaagaaagattctTAGGCACATATTGATTCCAGTATCTTTTACAGGTCCTCAGAATAGGTTTTGTAAAGAATAATCCATTGATCACCTGCCTGAGTCTAGATTATCTTGTCTAAGAATTTCTGTGAAGCTTGGATTGTCTTAGACTTTCAATTGCATCTGGTATAAATTTGTAGTATCTGCAGTGTACTTTGGCATTTGGCATGCTATAACTTTTAGAAAGCTGTGTATGTTATTATAGAATTTCAGCTCTCTAAGTCTCTATTGTGGTGGTTTTATAGCTAAGGTACTTAAGATTTGATTCAACACAACCTTGCAtcaaaaatagaggaggaggaaattttgGATTGTACTGTTTTTTTAATGCATGATTTTTCTTGCAGGGGATGTAACAGTGAAAGGCCTGGATGCCATCAAGAAATCTTCAAAAGTGTTCCTTGAAAACTACACATCTGTCATGGAGGGTGGTATTGAAGCAATGCAGACTTTGTTTGACAAAGAAATAACAGTTGTAGACAGAGAAATGGTTGAGCAAAGCTCAGAGGAAATCTTGCAGTGTACAAAAACTGGTGATGTTGCTTTCCTGGTTATTGGTGATCCTCTAAGTGCCACAACTCACATAGATCTTGTGATCCGTGCCTTAGATAAAAATATTCTTCTCAATATTATTCATAATGCTTCTATCTTAAATGCTGTTGGTTGTTGTGGTCTACAGTTGTATTCCTTTGGGGAGACggtttctcttccattttggGAAGATGGTTGGTGTCCAGATAGCTACTATGATAAAATCTGCAGCAATATGGAGAATGGCTGGCATACCCTCTGCCTGCTTGATATCAAAGTTAAAGAGCAAAAACCTGAAAACCTAATTAAAGGTTTGAAAGTTTACGAACCTCCAAGGTTCATGACTGCAGCAGATGGAGCTGCACAGATTGTGGAGGTCATTAAAAGGAGGGCATCAGAAGGCAGAcccactcctctcactcctgaGCAACTAGTGATAGGTGTGGCAAGGGTAGGAACCAAGTCACAGATGTTGAAGACATGCACACTGGAGGATCTTGCCCTTGAAAACCTTGGTGCCCCCCTTCACTGTCTGGTTATTGTTGGAGAAACTCATCCATTAGAAGATGAGTATGTCAATATGTTTAGGTGATAAGGTCAAGATGTTTTCTTGCTG
The window above is part of the Portunus trituberculatus isolate SZX2019 chromosome 14, ASM1759143v1, whole genome shotgun sequence genome. Proteins encoded here:
- the LOC123503472 gene encoding LOW QUALITY PROTEIN: uncharacterized protein LOC123503472 (The sequence of the model RefSeq protein was modified relative to this genomic sequence to represent the inferred CDS: inserted 1 base in 1 codon), translating into MVFYLIGLGLGDPRDVTVRGLEVIKNCERVYLEAYTSILSGGKEALEKFYGRKVILADREQVEQASDELFVGAKSKDVALLVVGDPLGATTHTDLKLRAHQLGVPVEIISNASILNAVGSCGLQLYHFGETVSIPFWQDGWEPVSFCDKINKNLRKRLHTLCLLDIKVKEQSLENLLRGRKIFEPPRYMRVAQAVQQLLAVIERHQSSSKGEDRDWLLTEDSLCVGLARVGTPSQQIIKGKLKELVDCDLGEPLHSLIVCGECHPVEEEALEKLAAYFMGHEDNLKHKPTSNKGXFHMIGLGLGQPGDVTVKGLDAIKKSSKVFLENYTSVMEGGIEAMQTLFDKEITVVDREMVEQSSEEILQCTKTGDVAFLVIGDPLSATTHIDLVIRALDKNILLNIIHNASILNAVGCCGLQLYSFGETVSLPFWEDGWCPDSYYDKICSNMENGWHTLCLLDIKVKEQKPENLIKGLKVYEPPRFMTAADGAAQIVEVIKRRASEGRPTPLTPEQLVIGVARVGTKSQMLKTCTLEDLALENLGAPLHCLVIVGETHPLEDEYVNMFR